A genomic region of Vicinamibacteria bacterium contains the following coding sequences:
- a CDS encoding sigma-70 family RNA polymerase sigma factor: DFRRQQIRDQAVCISQGEGLEPRSESREVLKLSVREALTRLPEPQRDTFLLREVAGLSYAEIAAIRETTIGAVRSLLHRARQTLRSHLRSEHYGNWNRNHVNTI, encoded by the coding sequence GGACTTCAGACGTCAACAGATACGCGACCAGGCCGTGTGCATCAGTCAGGGCGAGGGGCTCGAGCCACGTAGCGAATCTCGGGAAGTCCTCAAATTGAGCGTTCGGGAGGCACTGACCCGATTGCCGGAACCGCAGCGGGACACCTTTCTGCTCCGGGAGGTGGCCGGCCTTAGTTACGCCGAAATTGCCGCCATTCGCGAGACCACCATTGGTGCGGTGCGCTCGTTACTGCATCGTGCCCGCCAAACGCTACGGTCGCATTTGCGCAGCGAACACTACGGAAATTGGAATCGGAATCATGTCAACACAATTTGA